Part of the Octopus sinensis linkage group LG10, ASM634580v1, whole genome shotgun sequence genome is shown below.
TGTGATGatggctctttctttctttggtgCTTCTCATATCTGTCACAATAGCTCTAGTTTTCTCAAAGTTGCTTGCAGTGATTTGGATGCAGTGTTGCTGCACCATCCTTTATACTGTCACTCCCACCCACTCTGTGGGGTGGAGGTCTATACCTGCCCAGGTGAGCTGGTATTTCAGTTGATCTTTGAAAAACTTACTGAATACTCCTCTGTCTCTTGTGCCCTGTTTGAGCTCACTGCAGAATACAACCTTTGGTATCTGGGATTTGTTCATGTGTGAGACATGGCCTGCATATCTGATCTGTTTGAGTAGCAGCATGGCTTCAGTGCTTGGGATGCTGGCCTGCTGGCAGACTTCATTATTGATGATGTATTCCTTCCATTGTGTATTAAATACAAAGGAGCTTTTGAGTCAGTGGTTCACAAACTGCACTGTAAAGGATACTGGCTtccctacagatttaaaaaaatataatttaaggttTTAGAAAATCCATACTAATGCACGAGTGTCGTGAAAAACCTACTATTCATAATTTTGACATTGTGTTTGATAATAGTAGTTGTGCTTTTGGTCAGAATTCTGCTCAACCAAGGCTGATTTGGAGCTACAACAATAATAGCCATAGCCTTGTTAAGGGCTGAACTGGGGATAAAGAACATCAATAATCAATGCTCAACAAGGGCTAAGTTTGGGCTACAGTCATGGTAGTAACTAGGATACAGCCAGGATTGAACTGGATATACACAACAGCAAGAATCAGAGCTCAACCAGGACTGAACAGTATATAAACAACACCAACAGTCAAGGCTCAAAGAGGGCTGAACTGTggtaaacaacaatgaaaatacagcAAAGACTGAATAGTATGTAAGCAACAATCAGACCTCAATCCTAGGCGAAATTGGGACTGCAGTGAACAGGGCTCAACTAAGACTGAACAGGATAACAATCAAGGTTCAACCAGAACTGAGTTGGGtttaagcaataacaacaataagttATGTGTTACCAAAACAAGACTTGGGGTTCCACAGCAACAAAATGTATGAAGCAAGTAATAAATCTCTTTATGAAACAGTTTTAATAAAGAGGTTTCATTTGTTTAATCCCAAGTTAGAAATATGTAATTATTCTTAATCTACCATTTCAATCAACAGGTGTTTTGACTGGGTTTTTCAATTCAAGATATGGAGTGCAGAAAACAGCTTTACTTGGAAGCTTTTTGCTGTGTCTTGGTGTTGGAATTTCAGTATATGTTTCATCTGTAGGGTCTCTAATAATTTATCTTGGACTTATTGCTGGtaagtataaaattatattaatatattgtgttgtttaaggttgtgagctggcagagttgttagcacagcGGGTAAAAGGTTTGAtaacattttgtccatccttatattctgagttttgcatttcgttcttttggtgtcgataaaataagtaccagttaaacactggggttgacgtaatcaacttacctgccccctgaaatttgaaaccaatgtattgtgttgtttattgtttttcgACCCCCATCTTTGCAGTCAGCCACTAACAAACACATTTATGATTGAAGGTGTTCTAGCCAATagtatttcacttttttttttttctgagtgtgtgaaattaatattttgcagttattttaaattaagcaaaaaaaaattgaatccaAAATTCATGaagaaatggtaataataataacaaccttaATTATTaaggtgctgagctggcagaatcattagcatgttggacgaattgcttagtggtatttccctcatcactatgctctgagttcaaattccactaaggttgactttgcctttcatccttacgggattgataaattaagtaccagtaaaacactagggtcgatgtaatcaactagttccctccccacaaatttgacgCCTTATGtctccagtagaaaagattattatttgtacattattgcatatgctttatatgcacttttgacaagttgtggttcacctgagcactgtatacaataatttcattattattattattattattaatggcatTGAGTTGGCAGAACCATCAGCACACcagaaaaatgcttagtagcattttatctgtctttgtgttctgatttcaaattccattgaggtcattttgcctgtcatccttttggggtcaataaaataagtacccaccttctcccttccactCTCTTCCTTCATCATCACCCTCTCCCTTGCTacaccacccctacacattccaaccccaccatcTCTATATGTCCCATCCCACTCCACTGCATTCCTTAGACCccatcccaacaccaccacatcataccacctcacacacatactagcactgaccacttcccagcacctacaccatcatccacatacCTACCCATGCACACAGGTACACGtcaatgtcaccagcccccttcaacacgcacgtacacgttgtcacatacacaagcacgcacaccttcgttttgggatcaccactactttattatctccccttcatcCTAGCTCTGTGTGACTCTTCTGtccggcatttgccatgatagatcactagccactaaacttttttctattttttctccatgtttatttctgtgttgctTTCTGTTAAAGCGCGTAGGCTTGAAATGAAAGGCTTTCTCACTtcacgagcgttaaactaatacatctgtttgttgtttacacacccatcttcgtcttttgttgtttttttttgtgaatcctcgctatatatatatatatatatatatatatataataggtggaGACCAAAATCCCTACTTCAttcactgtgtatatgtatgtgtatatgcatatatgtgtgtatgtatatatgtgtgtatgtatatgtatgtatatatgtgtatgtatgtgtgtgtatatgtgtgtatgtatgtgtgtgtatatatgtgtgtttatgtgtgtgtatgtgtgtgtgtgtatgttgtgtgtgtgtgtgtatgtgtgtgtgtatgtgtgtgtgtgtgtatgtgtgtgtgtgtgtgtatgtatgtgtgtgtgtgtatgtgtgtgtgtatatgtatgtatgtgtgtatatgtatgtatgtgtgtatatgtatgtatatatgtgtgtatatgtatgtatatgtgtgtatatgtatgtatatatgtgtgtgtatatatgtatatatgtgtgtgtatatatgtatatatgtgtgtgtatatatgtatatatgtgtgtgtatatatgtatatatgtgtgtgtatatatgtatatatgtgtgtgtatatatgtatatatatgtgtgtgtatatatgtatatatatgtgtgtgtatatatgtatatatgtgtgtgtatatatgtatatatgtgtgcgtatatatgtatatatgtgtgcgtatgtatgtatatatgtgtgtgtatgtatgtatatatgtgtgtatgtgtgtgtatatatgtgtgtatgtgtgtgtatatgtgtgtatgtgtgtgtatatatgtgtatgtgtgtgtatgtgtgtgtatatgtgcgtgtgtatatatgtatatatgtgtgtgtatatatgtacatatgtatatttatgtgtatgtatatggatgtatatggatgtatgtatatatatataagtatgtatttatatatacatgtgtataggtcTAAAAAGAAGATTGTcgcatatttttttgtgtgtgtctgtgtttgtacccacacCATTGCTTAACAATCGATGTTGTGCTGTGTTTATTTTcccataacatagtggttcagcaaaagacattgatagaataaattctaggcttacaaagaataaatcctgtggtcatTTTTTCCCgccaaatgcggtgctccagcgtgactgcagtcaaatgactgaaacaattaaaacaaaaacaaaactgtgccattttaatcctgagcaaatCTAattatctctgctagtatactataaaataaattcaacTGAATATGTGCTTTCTCTATATAGTTTGCAGCCTTGTatcaatctaaaatatatatttttattttatatataggttCTGGAACTTCCTTCATATTTATTGCCATAAACTGTGGAATTGCTTCCTATTTTGATCAAAGCAGTAGGCAGTTGCTGTCTCTAATTTCCACTGGTGGAGCAGTTGGTGCTATAATTTTCCCTATTTTTGTTTCCAAACTCACAGAACTATATTCTTGGAGAGGCAGCCTCCTCCTTCTCTGTGCATTTACCATGCATTCTATACCATGTGGTTTGCTGTATTCTTTAAAGAAACTACCTCGGAAATGGGCGCCTTCTGTCAGTAATGAAGTAAGAAATGGCCTTTGCAGTAGATCCTATCAAAGTACAGATAAGACACCACAGGAACATTTTGCGAGCCCAAAGAAAACCAAGTTTGATTTAGACCAAGCATCAAACGATACAGATGAGTCAGACTCAAAGCCTCAAATGGAAATAGAACATGAAACAGATGGAGCCAATGCTAGCTCAAGACATGAAAATGATAACCATTTAAAGGGGGTCAACGTGTGTCAGTCAGATGGCATGTCTCGCCATGAAGAAGAAACCGATGCTAAACTTGGCCAAATACGTATGCTATGCATGATATTAAATAATAACACttatcttctacttctactttcCACAATCGGAGCAGTAAGCTTTATAATGTCATTTGCAACAATTTTACCAGACTACCTTGTGAACCGTGGCATGACCCTGGAGGAAAGCACTAGAATATTTGTCATTGCAACAGTTGGGAACATTCCTGCACGGTTTATTACATGTTGGTTACTTTACAAAAACATAGCATCAAGTATAATGATCTTCAACTTATCAGGATTAATTGGTGCCACACTAGCTCTTCTGTATCCCTATTTTGTATCAACATCAATGCTTATCTTATTATCCTTCATGATCTTTCTGGCATCAGGATTGGGCCTGTCCGTCTTCTGCGTGACGTTCTTGGAAATCTTTGAAAACAGATTGTACTCTTGTGCTCTAGGATTCGCCATGACTTTCTCTGGTCTGGGCCTTCCAGTAAGTGGATACATCATCAGTAAgtatatttttctctgtttacaaatacacatagacatcatggtgtgtgtgtgtgtgtatgtgcatgtgtgtatacgagggggtcctaaaaagttcctggttttaagggtattgcaaaaggcctggttggaatcCCAAcacctgagttcttttacagggcttagaagaacTGAAGGAAGAActactgtaataagtgtgtgagtctgagaggggaataagttgaataaaatcataattaactgattctcctgtattttcttttacccaaagccagaaattttccagcagtacatatatatatatatatatatatatatataaatagatgaatgaattatcctttgtttaccattaacatggaaaattcaataaacagttaccagggtagcaaaattcacgcaagtaacacagATGAAGCggcctattcaaaggtagaaactccgggttaatgtgcagtaatttgtgtagtataagtaaataaatggagttgaacgaagatgttattaaaattcttttactttcaacatatgtttcgaagacaacatggttttattccaaagaaataaacagtgtaaaatgcatatgtcgaaagtaaaagaattttaataacatcttcgtccaactccatttatttacttatatatatatacatatatatatataaatatatgtacataaggcagtgctccatcatggctgcagtcaaatgacatgactgaaacatgtaaaaagagtaaaagaatatacatatgcatgcacaggtATGGCTGAGTGGGTAATAAGCTTGTTTTGtgaccacatagttttgggttcgatcccactgtgcAGAATCTTTTGACAAATGTCACCTGCTATAGCATCGTgctgaccaattccttgtgagtaaatttggtagatggaaactatgtagaagcttgttgtgtgtctgtgagtatgccTCTCTATTCCACCACTgtatgacaactggtgttggttttgtttttatgtcccaGCAACTGAGCATtaagtacataaaaaaaaaaaattcagaatttgGCTCAAGTAGAaatgtacaaaacaaaaataggtggaattaaattaaattaaatgtgtagaaactatatataaattaaatatataaaaacaaattcagAATCTAGAAACTTCATAGCTTATGATCTTTTCCTCAAAAAGATGTGGGGATGCATCAGATTTCAATTAAGCATGGACAAAATTATGACTTAAGGCTTGAAACATATTCAGACATTCACTTTTATACATTGGGAGAAGGGGaagaagtgtgtgagtgtgtgtgcattgttgttgtttgttctttctcaagccatgcctggctcatgagggccagtttcccggtttccttggcgtataggttccccacctggatgggacacttgtccatcacaggtgagctgcaaggagcaggaggaaagagtgagagaaagttgtggcaaaagagtcagcaaaagtttgccattatcttctgctggagtcacgtggaacttaggtgttttgctcataaacacacacatcgcccggtctgagatttgaacctgcaatccctcgaccacaagtctgctgctctaaccactaggccatgtgcctccactgtgtgtgtgtgcatgtgtgcatgcatacgtgtgtgcatgtgtttcagcagggtaggtgtgagagagagagagagagaggttgggttgagagtgaatgaatgaaagaaagcccaaaaggatgaacagaAGAAAGGACGAATGGAAGGAAGGACAAAAGAAAGAATTGGCTGTAGATATCAGGTGActtcattaactttttttttatcactaatTAGTGTAGAAGGCTCATTTTGGCCATTTGAAAATACATGGAAACTCTTAACATCACTTACATTTATTATTTGATGTCTAAATTTACATCATACAATTTGTGACCTGGGCACTGACACAACATTCACTGCAATTCTGTTGCAAAGAAAATGACaccaaataaatgattaaatgagaAAAGAGTTTCTGTGGGTgaggagtcttttttttttgtcccccaATGGCTAAAATATACCTTCTCTGCTGTAATTGCTTTATTTTCAACAAATAGTCTTGTTGCAAATGGAGTTTGTAGGTAAAGCTGTGTATAAGTGACTTAACACCATGCAAATATTTGATAACTTTTATTTCACTACACAGGTTAGTCATGAGTTAAAGTTTCCTCAACAAGTCAACACATTTCTGCAGCATTCATAAACAGTTAATTACAAAAACTCTGAACTTAAACTTTTCAAGACAAGAGAAAACACATTAAATTCATGTCTACCAACTGTAACATCATATCCAGGTTGAGTAGGAGTGTGAAAACAACTATTATGAACGGCAAGAGAAAGTGTAGTGCTGGGATGTGGGTTGCCACACGCTGGAGGTTGGTGTTAAAAACAAGCCTTTTTTGACACCTGAACTGAGACATTCTAGAAGGATCCAGATCGATCTATCACATGAAATCTTGCTGCTGATTGGTCCATAATCCAACTTCTCACGTGAACAAGGAATTGTTGTGCTGTAACTTCATAATCTGACAACTTGGTTTTGAGTTTTGCTACAGTCTCAAGATCATACTACTTGTCAGACAAGTACAACTTCAATATTTGCCATCTGGTTtccttgaatcatcatcatcattgtcgtttaatgtctgctttccatgctagcatgggttggatgtatgactgagggctggcgaaccagatggctgcaccaggcttcaatcttgatctggcagagtttctacagccaaccattctgagagtgtagtgggtgcttttacatgccaccggcatggggccagtcaggcggcactggcaacgaccttgctcgaatcttttacacatgccaccggcacaggtgccagtaaggcgacactggcaacgatcacactcggatggtgctcttactaccctactagcacggggctcgagtgccagtagtgcgacgctggtaacgatcacgctcgaacaTAAATGAAGTGATAAGAGGAAATCAGAAAAAccaaatgtgtgtgtaagaaatacCTTGTTGTTTCTATTCcctgtctttacatttttttctccttaatttttatttttctactttatttatttgttgcagtATCATGCTATGTatatagattttgtttttttgttttttctcacagGTGTTCTCAAAGATCGATATGAAAGCTACGTTCCGTGCTATTATTTTCTAGCTCTATTTTGTTGCTTCACCATTGTGCCTTCCCTTATACATGCTTTGGTAACCAAATGGAAAAGAAACACTAATAGTGTTGTTTGattaaattatacattttatatgtgcgtgtgtgtatgtgtgtagtgtgcgcgtatatatatatatatatatatatatatatatatacatatacgtctgaGTATATCAGCATGTGTGTGAGCAAGTGTGTATGCTTTGGTTGGTGACAATACTAATGgtaatggtttttctttttttcttaaacaaagCAATCTATGATTTATATTTGACAATTATTTCAATGAGACGCgatatttgttttcgttttgtttctttttttatttgcgtcctccttggaaaaaaaaaacaatctataCACTGAAAAACAATTCAAAACCTTGTAGACAAAAGCAAGATTTAAGCAAGGatttttatgaaaaagaaaaaaaaaagaaatagaagaaaaaggagaaaaaaggaaatgtGCATATTTTCAATGATTTCTTTCCATTGATGACTGACAAACAGAATACTCAATACATGATGTTGAGTATATGATTTACTTAAATTGGCTTTTTGTGGATTGAGGTTCATAATACAATGACTGTCAAGTGATGAAACTTGAAAACCTAATTTGGTTTAgctaaaatacgcacacacacacacacacacacacacacacacacacacacacacatatacatacatactgaggcATATGTAACAGTTGTTACTAAGATCTCTACATTAATACAATggaatctacctacctactttttGCAAGAAGCTGCGAACTATGGAATGAAATCAAAGAAATGATctattaaaaatacatttacattattttttgtaagactaataaagaaatatctaaaattgtgatatatatatattcagtttttcaTTTAGTCTTTCAGATTATagccatgctgggatactgccTTCTAGGGTTTAGTTGAGTGTATTGACCCTAGTaaataactttgcctttcattctttcagggtcaataaaagtaccatagatgcaagcatggctgtgtggtaagaagcttgcttcccaaccacatggttccaggttcagtcccattgtgtggcaccttgaacaagtgtcttctactattgcctccggctgaccaaatccttgtgaattgattttgtagatggaaactgaaagaagcttgtgtatatatgtatatatctgtgtgtgcgtgaatgtctTTGTGTTATCCTAAGGCATCCTAAATGTGATACTATTTTATGATATTACAGTGTCTTAAAATAAGACTGGATGGGCATGGCTGAACCTATAATTGAAGGCAGTCCAACCGTGaccgtctttctttttttttttttttttttttgtgacggtGAGAGTGTAATTTCAGAGtgactaaatattggtttcaaattttgcacaaggctagcagtttctGGGAGgagttaaatcgattatatcaacctcagtgctcaacaggtacttattttaccgaccccgaaaggatgaaaggcaaagtcgacctcggtggattttgaacttagaacgttaagacggacgaaatgtcactaaacattttgcccggcgtgccaacgattctgccagcacgccacttTTGTaacgtaaatattaaaaagaaatacttttacattttgatttcaaacaCGGCGCTGAGAGTGGACTAAGACTTTTTATTAAGATCGATGATGTAAGAACCAAtaatattttgaagaataaatCGATTCGATTGAGAATGCTGTTTCTTTGCAAATTGTTGCTTTCAGCCAATCAACAAGGGAGAGTAATCTCTGCAAACTTttatagtaggggagataactctCATTAATAGCCACATTTGTCAACCGTTTATTTCCATTTTCGGTTCAATGCCGTAGATTTATTAGAAAGGTTTTTATAGGcaattgttttaataataataataataataattgtgtacagtgctcaggtgcactacaactcatctaaagtgtatatataatcaggtgtagtttcggcggatttcggaaagcatgagggccttaaaagatgcagtgtcatggcagtcaacaactgatgcaggcagtttattccatgcttcagcaactctgagcgtgaaaaaatgtttccgaaagtcatgggagctgtattgttttctgactttgtaggcatgtccacgtgtgttagacacatggagatcaaaaaggtgttcagtgttgttgttggtgaggtggttgataactttgtgggtgtttaccaagtccgtcgccaaacgccggagcttcagtgaatccatgcccagggagacaaggcgctcagaatatggtaggtgtctgatggagggtatgcgtttggttgcacgtctctggacagattccaggaggtcaatgttctgtgcaagataggggttccaaactgatgatgcgaattccaagtgtggtcgtaccatagctgtatacagttttaaatagatggctggagagcggctaacaaaagacctgctgagtgatgccaagacaccctcggccttcctgacaatcttagagatatgctttgaccaacgcaaatcactgctgacagtgatgcctaggtcacgctcgcaagaggatttcttgatatcagtgttgtggagggagtatgtgaacgcagggttttttctcccaaaatgcatggtggtacacttgtccacagccagtttcagttgccagtctgtgatccattgctgcattgtgtctaggtctgattgcaggaaagagttgtagacatcaggatctgtcctcttgatttcaaggtacagcttgatgtcgtctgcatatttcaatactgtggcattctttaaattggcatctatgtcgttaatgtatgccacaaacaagaggggaccaaggacagatccctgtggtacacccgatgacatctcatatggtgtagagtgctgtcctagaactgtgactacctcctttcggctgaggatgaaggatttcaaccagttaaaaaggtcatcccccacacccattgcagagagtttcaccataagccttttgtgtggcacagagttgaaagccttagcaaagtcaaggtagacaacatccacccatgagccactgtcagtaatctgagtaatgtcctcaaggaactcgacaagctggtcactgcagctggagttagggacaaatccatattgtgagggttggatgagactgtgagagctccagaagttccagagtgtttctctgacacacgattccatcagttttgcaatacagctagtgagactgactgggcgatagttgacaggtgatgtgcggtcgccctttttgaacagaggaatgacactggcagttttccactgctccggagtagcaccattgttgagacagtactggaagaaaatagaaagctggtgtaaaaggaagtgcctgccacgtttgagaagcaggtatgtaactccatcgagaccaggggaggcatagttgcgcttattttgaaggtgacgtcgcagcattgcaggtgtaaattccatagttgttatggagtttgctgttagtgatggtgaagatggtacattttgactttcaacagtgaatatgtttgcatagcactcggcaatgagttctgcgcattccttggggtcgtcagtgatctggtttgtgtgagggttgcgaagagtaTATAGCCAGTATTTTTTACCAGCACCTGATACATGAACTGGAATGTTAAATCACTAAAAGCAAATCTAGATAGCTACCTTTTTCTTGTGTCGgttactagactgcggccatgctggagcacctctttgAAGATTTTAGTCAAAGTGACctcggtgcttttttttttttttttacgtttcctacatattctctcggtctctttttgctgaacagctgagttacggcaacgtaaacaaaccaatactggttgtcaaacggtaatgagggacaaacacaagcataaaaacacatgcacttagatatatatatatatatatatatatatatatatatatatatatatatatgttggactttcttcagtttccgtctatcaggtctactcataaggctttgatcgccccggggctataatagaagacacttgcccaaggtgcttcacagtgggactgaaccaggaacaaaGTGGTCggagagcaaacttcttaccacacagccacccctattcattacaattatatttcatatactgAGCACGCATTTGAAATGGtgttaaatttaaataactatcTATACATCTtacttaacgtatatatatatatcgttgatgGGAATGATTCTGTGGGTTTGTCTGAAATAAAATCTTTACTGGTGTGTTTAAAACAATaataggagtgggtgtgtagtaagaagcttactccctacccacatggttctgggttcaatcctactgtgtggcaccttgggcaagtgtcttctactatagcctcagacaaaacaaagccttgtgagtggatttggtagacagaaactgaaagaggcctgtcgtgtgtgtgtgtgtgtacacacacacacacacacacacacagacacacacacacacacacacacacacagacgtgcgtgtgtaagtatttatgtgtctgtgcttgtccccccaccatcacttgaaaccaatgttggtgtgtttacatccccataacttagcggttcagtaaaagagtctAATAGAATTAGTGctcagcttacaaagaataagtcctgggatcgatttgttcaactgaaacaagtaaagaaatgtgtatatatgtttgtgtgtatgtatatatacatgcatatatatgtgtatgtatatatatatatacacatgcatatatatatatatgtgtgtgtgtgtatatatatatatatatatatatatatatagacatacatatatatatgtgtatgtatgtatatatatatatatacacataaatatatatgtgtatatatatatatatatatatatagttaatccaaacatgaaaacacaacaatgcgaggatgtggatatatatatatatatatatatatatacatacatgtatatacatgtatatatatgaatatatacatacacatatatatacatacatatatacatagacatatatatatatatatacatatatatttatcatatcagGACAATTCCCCCTGATGATAACTACCCCCTAGGACAATTGCACCCCACCCCCTTGATTAATTCTGCTGTTATGACTGCCCTTCTTCACTCTTTGATTTCATCAAAGATGGGTagatctgctagtatatataacataaacatgcaa
Proteins encoded:
- the LOC118765193 gene encoding monocarboxylate transporter 5-like, giving the protein MGVSDVEERRPLLQASSGVSEGESQEDVVENYEDSLGFKQFYFLSVFQKLSDCWNRNVWNRDSLEKITVGTSAFVANAILFGFRSCLAIYLVEFKNAFPSQDQLVSLAVFLPTGIYGIIGVLTGFFNSRYGVQKTALLGSFLLCLGVGISVYVSSVGSLIIYLGLIAGSGTSFIFIAINCGIASYFDQSSRQLLSLISTGGAVGAIIFPIFVSKLTELYSWRGSLLLLCAFTMHSIPCGLLYSLKKLPRKWAPSVSNEVRNGLCSRSYQSTDKTPQEHFASPKKTKFDLDQASNDTDESDSKPQMEIEHETDGANASSRHENDNHLKGVNVCQSDGMSRHEEETDAKLGQIRMLCMILNNNTYLLLLLSTIGAVSFIMSFATILPDYLVNRGMTLEESTRIFVIATVGNIPARFITCWLLYKNIASSIMIFNLSGLIGATLALLYPYFVSTSMLILLSFMIFLASGLGLSVFCVTFLEIFENRLYSCALGFAMTFSGLGLPVSGYIISVLKDRYESYVPCYYFLALFCCFTIVPSLIHALVTKWKRNTNSVV